In Sodalis ligni, a single genomic region encodes these proteins:
- a CDS encoding LacI family DNA-binding transcriptional regulator gives MKKENANSTIIDIARRANVTNITVSRVFNQPHLVKSETREKILSIAKELNYVPNAFAQGLKKNSSRIIGVVTSSTYNPFYSHLIQTVSRIARNKGYQIMLFDTDDSEAAEKLAIQTLFSYQACGILLSAVRDDKAYSPAYLDLADVYRIPLVLIDRDIYGKKLSGVFLNNIEIGVRAGRFLAEQPEQRLLIVGGPEDSEITKDRTAGIMGALIGNNKQVEIIYGDYKFDSQEQALRNLLSDKERWPQYIVGLNGIITLGAMSICNQLNIYNQIKFFSIDTPPYCESYGQRIPGIYHNTVLLGEKAAEILFKLIEKPKNMQAPLREYVPGELTV, from the coding sequence GTGAAAAAAGAAAACGCCAATTCAACCATTATTGATATAGCGCGGCGCGCAAATGTCACCAATATCACGGTTTCGCGCGTGTTTAATCAACCCCATTTAGTTAAATCCGAGACGCGGGAAAAAATACTTTCCATCGCCAAGGAGCTTAATTATGTACCCAATGCATTTGCGCAAGGGTTGAAAAAAAACAGCAGCCGTATTATCGGCGTGGTAACCAGCAGTACCTATAATCCCTTTTATTCACACCTGATCCAGACCGTATCCCGAATCGCCAGGAATAAAGGTTATCAGATAATGTTATTTGATACTGATGACAGCGAAGCGGCGGAGAAGTTGGCTATTCAAACCCTGTTTAGTTACCAGGCCTGCGGAATATTGCTTTCCGCCGTGCGTGATGATAAAGCATATTCTCCGGCTTACCTGGATCTGGCGGACGTTTATCGAATTCCCCTGGTGCTTATCGACCGCGATATCTACGGAAAAAAACTGAGCGGCGTATTCCTGAATAATATCGAAATCGGCGTGCGCGCCGGCCGCTTTCTGGCGGAGCAGCCGGAGCAGCGCCTGTTGATCGTCGGGGGGCCAGAGGATTCGGAGATCACCAAAGATCGTACGGCCGGTATCATGGGAGCATTGATCGGCAATAATAAACAGGTGGAAATAATATATGGGGATTATAAATTCGATTCCCAGGAGCAGGCTCTGCGTAATTTACTGTCAGACAAAGAACGATGGCCTCAATATATTGTCGGCCTGAATGGCATCATTACCTTAGGCGCTATGTCGATTTGCAACCAGCTTAATATTTATAATCAGATTAAATTCTTTTCCATCGATACTCCTCCTTATTGTGAATCCTATGGTCAGCGGATCCCAGGTATATATCACAATACGGTATTACTGGGAGAAAAAGCGGCGGAGATATTATTCAAGCTTATTGAGAAGCCAAAAAATATGCAGGCGCCGCTGCGTGAATATGTTCCCGGCGAACTGACCGTTTAA
- the araD gene encoding L-ribulose-5-phosphate 4-epimerase, which produces MLNDLKQQVLAANLSLPTYGLVTFTWGNVSALDRQQGLIVIKPSGIDYADMTAEDLVVVDLTGRIVEGRRRPSSDTATHLVLYQHFPEIGAVVHTHSRYATVWSQAGRPIPALGTTHGDYFYGEIPCTGPLSRQEIEGDYERETGELIVRTFRRQQCSPGEMPGVLVLSHGPFAWGKDAADAVHNAVVLEEVAAMALFTCQLAPAIAPMQTDLLNKHFLRKHGKNAYYGQ; this is translated from the coding sequence ATGTTGAATGACCTGAAACAGCAAGTGCTGGCGGCCAACCTGAGCCTGCCGACATATGGATTGGTGACGTTTACCTGGGGAAATGTGTCTGCTCTCGACCGTCAACAGGGATTGATCGTCATCAAGCCTTCCGGCATCGATTATGCCGACATGACGGCGGAAGACCTGGTGGTGGTGGATTTAACGGGCCGGATCGTCGAAGGGCGCCGGAGGCCTTCGTCTGACACTGCAACCCATCTGGTGCTGTATCAGCATTTTCCGGAGATTGGCGCCGTGGTGCATACCCACAGCCGCTATGCCACCGTCTGGTCGCAGGCCGGACGCCCCATCCCGGCGCTGGGCACCACCCACGGGGATTATTTTTACGGCGAGATTCCCTGCACCGGGCCGTTAAGCCGGCAGGAAATAGAAGGAGACTACGAACGGGAAACCGGCGAACTGATCGTGCGGACGTTCCGGCGGCAACAATGCTCACCAGGGGAGATGCCCGGCGTGCTGGTGCTTTCCCACGGCCCTTTCGCCTGGGGAAAAGATGCCGCCGACGCGGTACACAATGCGGTGGTGCTGGAGGAAGTGGCCGCCATGGCGCTGTTTACCTGCCAATTGGCGCCGGCCATCGCGCCAATGCAAACCGACCTGTTAAATAAGCATTTTCTGCGCAAGCACGGAAAAAACGCCTATTACGGTCAATAA
- a CDS encoding L-ribulose-5-phosphate 3-epimerase — MLDNDGKPADKRICLGIYEKALPLQLDWPQRLDTARDLGFDFLEISIDEQPERQRRLDWDRRERLAFTQAKLDSGVAVPSMCLSAHRRFPFGSRDGIIRQRAYQLMEKALALAVDLGIRNIQLAGYDVYYEPSDRHTRTRFIDGIHWAVEQAAKAQVMLSIEIMDTTFINSISKWLEFDQLIQNPWFTVYPDLGNLSAWGNNVAGELTKGINKITAIHLKDTSPVTPDSPGKFRDVPFGDGCVDFVNAFETLRELDYRGPYLLEMWARGKTDDIDRVRYAKTWIEQQMRLGGLAC; from the coding sequence ATGCTTGATAACGACGGCAAGCCGGCGGATAAAAGGATTTGCCTGGGTATCTATGAAAAAGCCCTGCCTTTGCAGCTGGACTGGCCGCAGCGCCTGGATACCGCCCGGGACCTGGGATTTGATTTCCTGGAAATCTCCATTGATGAACAGCCGGAGCGGCAGCGGCGCCTGGATTGGGATCGGCGGGAACGCCTGGCTTTTACCCAGGCCAAATTGGACAGCGGCGTGGCGGTGCCCAGCATGTGCCTGTCGGCCCATCGCCGTTTCCCATTCGGCAGCCGGGACGGCATTATCCGCCAGCGGGCCTATCAGCTGATGGAGAAAGCGCTGGCGCTGGCGGTGGATCTCGGCATCAGGAATATCCAGCTGGCGGGCTATGATGTCTATTATGAACCTTCCGATCGCCATACCCGGACGCGGTTTATCGACGGCATTCACTGGGCGGTGGAACAGGCGGCCAAGGCGCAAGTGATGCTGTCCATTGAGATAATGGATACGACGTTTATCAATAGCATCAGCAAGTGGCTGGAGTTCGACCAACTCATTCAAAACCCCTGGTTTACCGTGTATCCCGATCTTGGCAATCTCAGCGCCTGGGGCAATAACGTGGCGGGGGAATTGACCAAAGGCATTAATAAGATCACTGCCATCCACCTTAAAGACACCTCGCCGGTGACGCCGGATTCGCCGGGCAAATTTCGCGATGTGCCCTTCGGCGACGGCTGTGTGGATTTTGTTAATGCCTTCGAGACTCTTCGGGAACTGGACTATCGCGGCCCCTATCTGCTGGAGATGTGGGCACGGGGCAAAACGGACGACATCGATCGGGTGCGTTATGCCAAAACCTGGATTGAGCAGCAGATGCGGCTGGGGGGGTTAGCATGTTGA
- a CDS encoding FGGY-family carbohydrate kinase, which translates to MACFLGIDIGGTVTKAGLYSADGHEIGVAERDAEVLSPQPGFTERDMGELWQTVCSVVRQVIGDSGVNPADILGVSFSSHGKGLYAIDHEGRPVRNGIISSDTRALALVQQWQKQGIDSLTYPRGLQQLWTAHPATLLRWLKINEPENYARISSVLMVHDYVRYRLTGVIAAEVTNISGSNLYNQHTRDYDPQLMEDFGISEVRHKTAPVVGSAEQAGSVTEPAAQACGLAAGTPVYGGLFDVVASAVCSGVCDNQTLSAVAGTWSIATCVTDSIIPAEYPYVWGSYCVPGKYFVHEGSPTSAANLAWFMRNFCGDEETPFQQFDQWVAERSGHDTEIVFLPYLFGSNYSLNLAGGLVGMRSHHEKADIIYALYEGIVFSHLLHQDRILQLNPQVKRIRITGGPTHSPVWMQMFADAGNLPLDVIDIKQSGCRAAALCAAVGRGYYADFAAAIAATQPEVRTYTPQRDAHLQLRRQMARYLDTAKALSEVSYA; encoded by the coding sequence ATGGCCTGTTTTCTAGGCATTGACATCGGCGGGACGGTCACCAAGGCAGGTTTATATAGCGCCGATGGGCATGAGATAGGCGTGGCCGAACGCGACGCCGAGGTGTTATCGCCGCAGCCGGGTTTTACCGAACGGGATATGGGAGAACTTTGGCAGACGGTATGCAGCGTTGTCCGGCAGGTGATTGGGGATAGCGGAGTGAACCCCGCCGACATCCTCGGCGTCAGCTTCTCCTCTCACGGCAAGGGGCTCTACGCTATCGATCATGAAGGCCGCCCGGTACGCAACGGCATCATCTCATCCGATACCCGGGCGCTGGCGCTGGTGCAGCAGTGGCAGAAACAGGGTATCGACAGCCTTACCTATCCCCGCGGACTGCAACAGCTGTGGACCGCGCATCCGGCCACCCTGCTGCGCTGGCTGAAAATCAACGAACCGGAAAACTACGCCCGTATTTCGTCGGTGCTGATGGTGCACGATTACGTCCGCTACCGCTTGACCGGCGTGATTGCGGCGGAAGTGACCAATATCTCCGGCAGCAATCTCTATAACCAGCATACACGCGACTATGACCCGCAGCTGATGGAGGATTTCGGCATCAGTGAAGTGCGCCATAAAACCGCCCCGGTGGTAGGCTCCGCCGAGCAGGCCGGGTCGGTAACGGAGCCCGCGGCCCAAGCCTGCGGGCTGGCCGCCGGCACGCCGGTCTACGGCGGTTTGTTTGACGTGGTGGCATCGGCGGTGTGTTCCGGCGTGTGCGATAACCAGACCCTCAGCGCCGTGGCCGGCACCTGGTCCATCGCTACCTGCGTCACCGACAGCATTATCCCGGCGGAGTATCCCTATGTCTGGGGGAGCTACTGTGTACCGGGAAAGTATTTCGTGCATGAGGGCAGTCCGACATCGGCGGCCAATCTGGCTTGGTTTATGCGTAATTTCTGCGGCGACGAAGAGACCCCTTTCCAGCAGTTTGATCAATGGGTGGCCGAACGCAGCGGGCATGATACGGAAATCGTGTTCCTGCCCTATCTGTTCGGCTCCAATTACAGCCTCAATCTGGCGGGGGGATTGGTGGGGATGCGATCCCATCATGAAAAAGCGGACATTATCTACGCCCTCTACGAAGGCATTGTGTTTTCCCATCTACTACACCAGGATCGGATTTTGCAGCTCAATCCGCAGGTCAAACGCATCCGCATCACCGGCGGGCCGACCCATTCGCCGGTATGGATGCAGATGTTCGCCGATGCCGGCAACTTGCCGCTGGATGTCATTGATATCAAGCAAAGCGGCTGTCGCGCCGCGGCATTATGCGCCGCCGTCGGCCGGGGATATTATGCCGATTTCGCCGCGGCCATCGCCGCAACCCAGCCTGAGGTCCGGACCTATACACCGCAACGGGACGCCCATCTGCAGTTGCGCCGGCAAATGGCCCGCTACCTTGATACCGCCAAGGCGTTAAGCGAGGTGAGTTATGCTTGA
- a CDS encoding ABC transporter permease — MTPSPRRIYWDKCMRHPAVFPLLGFIVLFVLMVFLSDSFLTFNNLTNVARQVSINAIIAVGMTCAILTGGIDLSVGSVMALSGTVAAGLMITGIPMPLALLAGLAIGGLFGAINGACVAYARMPPIIVTLASMSVARGLALIYTGGYPVSGLPGPFAFFGRGEVMGIQVPILIMAGIYIIAYAMLNHMSFGRYVYAIGGNEEAARLSGIRITRYKLLVYIISGITAALAGLVLTSRLMSGQPNAGEGFELDAIAAVVLGGTAITGGKGAIIGTLVGAMMLGILNNGLNLMGVSPYVQNVIKGGIILAAIYISSEKRK, encoded by the coding sequence ATGACCCCATCGCCACGCCGCATCTATTGGGATAAATGCATGCGCCATCCGGCGGTTTTCCCTTTGTTGGGATTCATCGTGCTGTTTGTCCTGATGGTTTTTCTGAGCGACAGCTTTTTAACCTTCAATAACCTCACCAACGTGGCGCGGCAGGTTTCCATCAACGCCATTATCGCCGTGGGCATGACCTGCGCCATTCTCACCGGCGGGATTGACCTTTCGGTGGGATCGGTGATGGCGTTATCGGGCACGGTGGCGGCCGGTTTGATGATAACCGGCATACCGATGCCCCTGGCGCTGCTCGCCGGTTTGGCGATCGGCGGGCTGTTCGGCGCCATCAACGGCGCCTGCGTGGCTTACGCCCGGATGCCGCCGATCATCGTCACCCTGGCCTCCATGAGCGTAGCCAGGGGACTCGCCTTGATTTATACCGGCGGTTATCCCGTTTCCGGCCTGCCGGGTCCGTTCGCCTTTTTCGGCCGCGGCGAGGTGATGGGCATCCAGGTGCCGATTTTGATTATGGCCGGCATCTACATCATTGCCTACGCCATGCTCAACCATATGTCGTTCGGACGGTATGTCTATGCCATCGGCGGTAATGAAGAGGCCGCCCGTCTCAGCGGCATTCGCATCACGCGCTACAAACTGCTGGTGTACATCATCAGCGGTATAACCGCGGCCCTGGCGGGCCTGGTGTTGACCTCCCGGCTAATGAGCGGGCAGCCCAATGCCGGGGAAGGATTTGAACTGGACGCCATCGCGGCGGTGGTGCTGGGGGGCACGGCCATTACCGGCGGCAAAGGAGCCATCATCGGTACGCTGGTGGGCGCCATGATGTTGGGCATCCTCAATAACGGACTGAACCTGATGGGGGTTTCCCCCTATGTCCAAAACGTCATCAAGGGCGGCATTATCCTGGCGGCGATTTATATCAGCTCAGAGAAGCGTAAGTGA
- a CDS encoding ABC transporter substrate-binding protein yields MLSTIRKTFAVCCIALTPFISQSLMAKPITIGMSFQEMNNPYFVTMKAALDQAGKDIGATVYVADARHDVSKQINDVEDMLQKKIDILLINPADSVGVQSAVLSAHNAGAVVVAIDAQAQGPLDSFVGSKNYDAGFLAGQYLGKNLNGKGKVAILDGIPVVPILERVRGFEAAMKAYPDIKIVTKQNGKQERDTALTVTENMLQANPDLAGIFSVNDVGALGALAAIQASGSKVKLVSVDGHPEAIKEILKPNSPFIATAAQFPRDQVRIGLGIALAKYWGANVPKTIPVDVKLIDKSNAQGFSW; encoded by the coding sequence ATGTTGTCTACGATTAGAAAAACATTTGCGGTATGCTGTATTGCACTCACGCCTTTTATTAGCCAGAGCCTCATGGCGAAGCCAATAACCATCGGCATGTCTTTTCAGGAGATGAATAATCCTTACTTCGTCACCATGAAAGCAGCATTGGATCAAGCCGGCAAGGATATTGGCGCAACCGTGTATGTGGCCGATGCCCGTCATGATGTCTCCAAACAAATAAATGACGTGGAGGATATGCTGCAAAAGAAAATCGATATTCTGCTGATTAACCCGGCGGATTCGGTGGGCGTTCAGTCCGCGGTGCTTTCCGCCCATAATGCCGGTGCGGTGGTGGTTGCCATCGACGCCCAGGCACAAGGCCCGCTGGATTCTTTTGTCGGTTCCAAAAACTACGATGCGGGCTTTCTGGCCGGCCAATACCTCGGCAAGAACCTGAACGGCAAAGGGAAAGTCGCCATCCTGGACGGCATTCCGGTGGTGCCTATCCTGGAACGGGTACGGGGTTTCGAGGCGGCGATGAAAGCCTATCCGGATATTAAAATCGTTACTAAACAAAATGGTAAACAGGAACGTGATACCGCGCTGACGGTAACTGAAAATATGCTGCAGGCCAATCCGGACCTGGCGGGAATTTTCAGCGTGAATGACGTGGGCGCGCTGGGTGCCCTGGCCGCCATCCAAGCCAGCGGCTCGAAAGTCAAGCTGGTGAGCGTAGACGGTCATCCGGAAGCGATTAAAGAAATCCTGAAACCCAATTCTCCCTTTATCGCCACCGCCGCACAATTTCCTCGCGATCAGGTCAGAATCGGCTTAGGCATTGCGCTGGCCAAATATTGGGGCGCCAATGTTCCCAAGACAATACCGGTCGATGTCAAATTGATTGATAAATCCAATGCACAAGGTTTTAGCTGGTAA
- a CDS encoding FGGY-family carbohydrate kinase has protein sequence MDYVIGVDIGTQSTKAIVLRLDGKIVGQASAGYQVDQPQPMWAEQWPDVWYKAVCQTIAACVRASGVAPEEIRGVCVSSLYGGAGIPVNKEMRPLYPCLIWMDRRAADAVAWVNEHVDTEKLFRITGNSLDSYYGYTKMLWIKQHCPDIWREIHQFLPPNSYVNYLLTGQVAVDHCSAGNIGGVYDIDARRWSDTALDMLGIPRRFMPDRLVDSSAVVGELLPSVAAELGLQPETPVMAGGVDAAVATLAAGVVAPGDHVAMMGTGMCWGYINPEVDAANRLISMPYVINSRRDNYIFGGAGTAGAAVSWFRDTFCQSEVQAAAQSHGVDVHQLLERQALSVGAGSEGILFLPYLMGERSPLWDPFASGAFLGMTLVHTKGHLYRAVLEGIAFALRDNMECGQKGAVRLEPRLIVVGGAARSDLWMQIIADVTGYPVFTLKEEVEAPLGDALLAALGVGLIRDVNIVKTWSTLAERAQPDAMRHAHYDRLFEQYREVYLNLKENMHRLRMLANERSLSDCPS, from the coding sequence ATGGATTATGTCATTGGGGTCGATATCGGGACGCAAAGCACCAAAGCCATCGTATTGCGTCTTGACGGCAAGATCGTGGGCCAGGCGTCCGCCGGTTATCAGGTGGACCAGCCGCAGCCCATGTGGGCGGAACAATGGCCGGATGTGTGGTACAAGGCCGTTTGCCAAACCATTGCCGCCTGTGTACGGGCGTCCGGGGTGGCGCCGGAGGAAATCCGCGGGGTTTGCGTCAGCAGCCTGTATGGCGGCGCCGGTATTCCGGTGAATAAAGAAATGCGGCCGCTATATCCCTGTTTGATCTGGATGGACCGCCGTGCGGCGGATGCCGTGGCCTGGGTGAATGAGCATGTGGATACGGAAAAGCTGTTTCGTATTACCGGCAATAGCCTGGACAGCTATTATGGCTACACCAAAATGCTCTGGATCAAACAGCACTGCCCTGATATATGGCGGGAGATCCATCAATTTTTGCCACCCAATAGCTACGTCAATTATTTACTGACCGGACAGGTGGCGGTGGATCACTGTTCCGCCGGGAATATCGGCGGCGTGTATGATATCGACGCCCGCCGCTGGTCCGATACGGCGCTGGATATGCTGGGTATACCCCGCCGCTTCATGCCGGATCGGCTGGTGGACAGCAGCGCGGTAGTGGGCGAGCTGTTGCCGTCAGTCGCCGCCGAACTGGGGCTGCAGCCCGAAACGCCGGTGATGGCAGGCGGGGTCGACGCCGCCGTGGCGACGCTGGCGGCAGGCGTGGTGGCGCCGGGAGATCATGTGGCCATGATGGGCACCGGCATGTGCTGGGGCTATATCAATCCTGAAGTGGATGCCGCCAACCGGCTGATTTCCATGCCCTATGTCATTAACAGCCGGCGCGATAACTATATTTTCGGCGGGGCCGGAACCGCCGGGGCGGCGGTCAGCTGGTTTCGCGATACGTTCTGCCAGTCTGAGGTGCAGGCCGCGGCGCAATCGCACGGCGTAGATGTTCATCAATTACTGGAGCGCCAGGCGCTTAGCGTCGGAGCGGGCAGCGAAGGCATTTTATTCCTGCCTTATCTGATGGGGGAACGCAGTCCGCTGTGGGATCCCTTTGCCTCGGGTGCTTTTTTGGGCATGACGCTGGTTCATACCAAAGGACATCTTTATCGCGCCGTGCTGGAGGGCATTGCCTTTGCCCTGCGGGATAATATGGAGTGCGGACAAAAAGGCGCCGTGCGGCTGGAGCCGCGCCTGATCGTCGTGGGAGGGGCGGCGCGTTCCGATCTGTGGATGCAGATCATCGCCGATGTGACCGGTTATCCGGTATTCACGCTTAAAGAGGAGGTGGAAGCGCCGCTGGGGGATGCGCTGCTGGCGGCATTGGGGGTTGGATTGATTCGCGACGTGAATATTGTCAAAACCTGGAGCACGCTTGCAGAACGGGCACAGCCGGATGCGATGCGCCATGCCCATTACGATCGGCTCTTTGAACAATACCGGGAGGTTTATCTTAATTTAAAAGAGAATATGCATCGGTTAAGAATGTTGGCCAATGAGCGGTCTTTATCCGATTGCCCTAGCTAA
- a CDS encoding zinc-binding dehydrogenase: MKAVVCHGPHDYRFEHIPTPKPGPKEVVIKVDGCGICAGDCKAKSGAQMFWGDDPWVKTPVVPGHEFYGRVVELGVGAAEKFHIKPGDRILAEQIVPCWECRYCKSGKYWMCEKHDIYGFQKTVAEGGMAEYMRFSERAIIHKIPESLSHKDAALIEPMACAIHTVERADIQLDDVVVLAGAGPLGLCMVQVARLKTPKKLVVIDAIAERLELARSLGADVVLNPKTQDVDAIVKGMTDGYGCDVYIEATGAPVGVTQGLQMIRKLGRFVEFSVFGKETTVDWSVIGDRKELDIRGAHLGPYSYEIAIDLFERGLVTAEGIVTHSYPIEECDTAFALADSADSIKVVINP, translated from the coding sequence ATGAAGGCAGTCGTCTGTCACGGCCCTCATGACTACAGATTTGAGCATATTCCCACCCCAAAACCCGGTCCGAAAGAGGTGGTAATAAAAGTCGATGGCTGCGGTATTTGCGCAGGAGATTGCAAAGCAAAAAGCGGCGCGCAAATGTTCTGGGGCGACGATCCGTGGGTGAAAACGCCGGTGGTGCCGGGGCACGAATTTTATGGCCGCGTGGTGGAATTAGGCGTAGGCGCCGCTGAAAAATTCCATATCAAACCGGGTGACCGGATATTAGCCGAACAAATTGTTCCGTGCTGGGAATGCCGTTATTGCAAATCCGGCAAGTATTGGATGTGTGAAAAACATGATATTTACGGTTTTCAAAAAACGGTCGCCGAAGGGGGCATGGCGGAATACATGCGGTTTTCTGAACGGGCCATCATCCATAAAATCCCTGAAAGCCTTTCTCATAAAGATGCCGCGTTGATCGAACCTATGGCCTGCGCCATTCATACCGTGGAACGGGCCGATATCCAACTGGATGATGTGGTGGTACTGGCCGGCGCCGGCCCGCTGGGACTTTGCATGGTGCAGGTGGCGCGGCTGAAAACACCAAAGAAACTGGTGGTGATTGATGCCATTGCTGAACGGCTGGAACTGGCCAGGTCGTTGGGAGCCGATGTGGTGCTCAATCCGAAAACACAGGATGTGGACGCTATCGTCAAAGGCATGACCGACGGCTACGGCTGCGATGTCTATATAGAAGCCACCGGCGCGCCTGTGGGCGTGACCCAGGGACTGCAGATGATCCGCAAACTGGGCCGTTTTGTGGAGTTCAGCGTATTTGGCAAAGAGACCACCGTTGATTGGTCGGTTATCGGCGATCGTAAAGAACTGGATATCCGCGGCGCCCATCTCGGCCCATACAGTTATGAAATCGCCATCGATCTGTTTGAACGCGGCCTGGTGACCGCGGAAGGCATCGTGACCCACAGCTATCCCATTGAAGAGTGTGATACCGCTTTCGCCCTGGCGGATTCGGCCGACTCGATCAAAGTGGTCATCAATCCTTAG
- the fkpA gene encoding FKBP-type peptidyl-prolyl cis-trans isomerase has product MKSLFKVTLLAATMAFALNTVHVLAADTAAAAPAANADAPAAAPAANADAPAAAGTTAAPAAAPANAVSDKFKSSEEQAAYALGASLGRYMDNSLKEQEKLGIKLDKDQLIAGVQDAFANKSKLTDEEIEATLQGFEARVKEAAQAKMEQEAKDNADKGDKYRADFAKQKGVKKTPGGVLYKVEKVGTGKAPTNTDTVVVNYKGTLVDGTEFDNSYKRGEPLSFRLDGVIPGWTEGLKEVRKGGKIELVIPPEQAYGKTGVPGIPANSTLIFEVELLDIKPAAKTPDEGKPSADQPAAGAETGK; this is encoded by the coding sequence ATGAAATCACTGTTTAAAGTCACGCTGCTGGCCGCCACAATGGCGTTTGCGCTCAATACCGTTCATGTGCTGGCCGCGGATACCGCAGCAGCAGCCCCTGCGGCTAATGCGGATGCTCCTGCCGCAGCGCCGGCCGCCAATGCCGATGCTCCCGCCGCCGCGGGCACCACGGCGGCTCCCGCAGCCGCCCCGGCCAACGCCGTCTCGGACAAATTCAAAAGCAGCGAAGAACAGGCGGCTTATGCGCTGGGGGCGTCTTTGGGACGCTATATGGATAACTCCCTCAAGGAGCAGGAAAAGCTTGGCATTAAGCTTGATAAAGACCAGTTAATCGCCGGTGTCCAGGATGCCTTCGCCAATAAGAGCAAGCTGACGGATGAAGAGATTGAAGCCACTCTCCAGGGATTTGAAGCCCGCGTGAAAGAAGCAGCGCAGGCTAAAATGGAGCAGGAAGCCAAAGATAACGCCGACAAGGGCGATAAATACCGCGCCGATTTCGCCAAACAAAAAGGCGTGAAGAAAACCCCGGGCGGCGTACTGTATAAAGTCGAAAAAGTCGGCACCGGCAAAGCCCCAACCAACACCGATACCGTGGTGGTGAACTATAAAGGCACGCTGGTTGACGGCACGGAATTCGATAACTCCTACAAACGCGGCGAACCGCTGTCGTTCCGTCTTGACGGCGTAATACCCGGCTGGACCGAAGGTCTGAAAGAAGTGCGCAAGGGCGGCAAGATTGAACTGGTCATCCCGCCGGAACAAGCGTACGGAAAAACCGGCGTACCGGGCATTCCCGCCAATTCCACCCTGATTTTCGAGGTTGAATTGCTGGACATCAAACCGGCGGCCAAAACACCTGACGAAGGGAAACCGTCGGCAGATCAGCCGGCAGCCGGGGCTGAAACGGGCAAATAA
- a CDS encoding helix-turn-helix transcriptional regulator, with translation MSTSLPIPDFTELDVLDERPFSQVDHEILASYEAVVDGLAMLIGEHCEIVLHSLEDLKSSAIRIANGEHTGRKIGSPISDLALRMLHDMAGEDSSVSKAYFTRAKNGVLMKSVTIAIRNREQRVIGLLCINMNLDVPFSQIMQTFIPPETQENATSVNFASSVDDLVAQALEFTIEEVNADRGVSNNAKNRQIVLNLYEKGIFDIKDAINQVADRLNISKHTVYLYIRQFKSGDFLGLDR, from the coding sequence ATGTCTACTTCTCTTCCGATCCCAGATTTTACCGAACTGGATGTTTTGGACGAACGGCCATTCAGTCAGGTAGATCACGAAATCCTCGCCTCCTACGAAGCCGTTGTCGACGGGCTGGCCATGTTAATCGGCGAACATTGCGAAATTGTCCTGCATTCGCTGGAGGATCTGAAAAGTTCCGCCATACGCATTGCCAACGGCGAACATACCGGGCGCAAAATCGGATCGCCCATTTCCGATTTGGCGCTGCGCATGCTCCACGATATGGCCGGTGAGGACAGCAGCGTATCCAAAGCCTACTTTACCCGGGCTAAAAACGGCGTCTTGATGAAATCAGTCACCATTGCCATTCGCAACCGCGAGCAGCGGGTTATCGGTTTGCTGTGCATCAATATGAATCTTGACGTGCCGTTTTCGCAAATTATGCAAACCTTTATCCCCCCTGAGACGCAGGAGAACGCCACCTCCGTCAATTTCGCCTCGTCGGTGGACGATTTGGTGGCGCAGGCCCTGGAATTCACCATCGAAGAGGTGAACGCCGATCGCGGCGTGTCCAACAACGCCAAGAATCGCCAGATTGTTTTGAATCTCTATGAAAAAGGCATTTTCGATATCAAAGACGCCATCAATCAGGTAGCGGATCGGCTGAATATCTCCAAACACACGGTTTATCTCTATATCCGCCAGTTCAAAAGCGGCGATTTCCTGGGTTTGGACCGGTGA
- the tusD gene encoding sulfurtransferase complex subunit TusD produces the protein MVSGPAYGTQQSASALQFARALLAAGHRIGTVFFYQDGVLNANIYTSPAGDEADLVRAWRQFGQEHGVALEVCVAAALRRGIVDEREAEQLNLPGNNLQPGFVLSGLGALAQAVAHCDRFIQF, from the coding sequence ATGGTGTCCGGTCCTGCGTACGGTACCCAGCAGTCCGCCAGCGCCCTGCAGTTTGCCCGGGCGCTGCTGGCGGCGGGACACCGGATTGGCACGGTTTTTTTTTATCAGGACGGCGTGCTTAATGCCAATATCTATACCTCCCCCGCCGGCGACGAGGCGGATCTGGTCCGCGCATGGCGGCAGTTTGGCCAGGAACACGGCGTGGCCCTGGAGGTCTGCGTCGCCGCCGCCCTGCGCCGCGGTATTGTCGATGAACGGGAAGCCGAACAGTTGAATTTGCCCGGAAATAATCTGCAGCCGGGATTCGTCCTGAGCGGCTTGGGGGCGCTGGCGCAAGCGGTTGCCCACTGCGATCGCTTCATTCAGTTTTAG